GTGAATAGGGGCGGCCCGCCTGTGAGGGTAGAGCGGTTCAAGTGTTTCCAGATGAACTGGCGTAGCCTGGTCAGTTCTCGTGTCGTGACGTCAGGAAATTCGATCCCGCATTCGTTTTCCGCAGCCCAGACCACTTGAACTTCTGAGATGAGAACCGGGCGGGACGTCTCTGAGACTGTCAGGTAGAGATTCCAGGAGCTCCCTACAGGCAACCGCTCCGTACTGGAGAGTTTGCAGCCGATCTCGGACAGGTCAAGGGTCATCCCATTGCCAAGTTGAAATCGGTCTGTTGCTGAGAACCGGGCTACAACTTGAACAGAAGCCCGCTGAGCTGTCCTCAGATCAGTGGTTTGAGCCTTTGTGTCTGTTGTCATTTTTTTGCCATTCCGTCGCTGTCCGCTCATGGGGTACTCTACGTGACAGAAGTCAATCTAATCAGAATACGCAAGGTTCGATCGCAGGAAGTACCGCAGTCGGTTTTGTTCTCGGAGATTCATCTTGAGGATCTCGACTCCGAACCGGCGTCCTGAGGTCCAAGCCACCCTCGTTTCCATCACGAAGAGCGGGTCTTGTCCTGGGAGGTACAGAAAGATCATGAGTTCCATCCCAGGCCTGACCGGGGTGTTGCCGCGAATACCTAAACCCGTAGGTGAGAGATCTGTGACCATGCCGTCGCCCATGAGGACCTCGCCGGAGCCGTTTTGGGCCGAGTACATCAACCCAAACTCTACCGGAGGCCGGTGGTTTTGCCTCCGATTGTGTGTTTCTGCTATGGACTGAAGCCCCTTCCCCAATGCAACCT
The nucleotide sequence above comes from Nitrospirota bacterium. Encoded proteins:
- a CDS encoding PilZ domain-containing protein: MKRVQVALGKGLQSIAETHNRRQNHRPPVEFGLMYSAQNGSGEVLMGDGMVTDLSPTGLGIRGNTPVRPGMELMIFLYLPGQDPLFVMETRVAWTSGRRFGVEILKMNLREQNRLRYFLRSNLAYSD
- a CDS encoding PilZ domain-containing protein — translated: MTTDTKAQTTDLRTAQRASVQVVARFSATDRFQLGNGMTLDLSEIGCKLSSTERLPVGSSWNLYLTVSETSRPVLISEVQVVWAAENECGIEFPDVTTRELTRLRQFIWKHLNRSTLTGGPPLFTLVEPPSPQGPHLKSVP